A single window of Archangium gephyra DNA harbors:
- a CDS encoding phospholipase D-like domain-containing protein, which translates to MREQEVGISTASEEQAGESPKREAGCPPAHEPVWSPHVSSALLARYYLPRSHSVLRGNGCQLLRDGVEAYPAMLTAIRSARRYVHLETYMFISDAVGELFGEALAEAAERGVHVKVLYDALGSWTSRRGFFEALRARGVDIRPFKPFTSLGRGLRHLLRRDHRKILAVDGEVAFIGGVNISAHWAPEGEGGAWRDDVLRVEGPAVYELERRFMATWRMAFQDKFRSWREARRRRRAATLQRRGDVSLAVLSSRRSIHRAYLHAISRARRSVLVAAAYFIPDRKLVAVLREAAQRGVEVSLLLNAKSDHPWLVHATRAFYEKLLTAGVRIFEWERCVLHTKTAVVDGVWGTIGSFNLERRSLLFNHEVNAVFADPRLGRSLEESFRGDCQSCHEVDLAEFRRRPLWQKLFERVLYAFRKVL; encoded by the coding sequence ATGCGTGAGCAGGAGGTGGGAATCAGCACGGCGTCCGAGGAACAAGCAGGGGAGTCACCCAAGCGGGAGGCTGGCTGCCCGCCCGCCCATGAGCCGGTGTGGAGTCCCCACGTCTCCTCCGCGTTGCTGGCCCGCTACTACCTGCCGCGCTCGCACTCGGTGCTCCGGGGCAATGGCTGCCAGTTGCTGCGCGACGGGGTGGAGGCCTACCCGGCGATGCTGACGGCCATCCGGAGCGCGCGCCGCTACGTCCACCTCGAGACGTACATGTTCATCTCCGACGCGGTGGGGGAGCTGTTCGGCGAGGCGCTGGCGGAGGCGGCCGAGCGGGGCGTGCATGTGAAGGTGCTCTACGACGCGCTGGGCTCCTGGACGAGCCGGCGCGGTTTCTTCGAGGCCCTGCGCGCGCGCGGGGTGGACATCCGCCCCTTCAAGCCCTTCACCAGCCTCGGCCGGGGCCTGCGCCACCTGCTGCGGAGGGATCACCGGAAGATTCTCGCGGTGGATGGCGAGGTGGCCTTCATCGGCGGGGTGAACATCTCCGCGCACTGGGCGCCCGAGGGGGAGGGCGGTGCCTGGCGAGACGACGTGCTGCGGGTGGAGGGGCCGGCGGTGTACGAGCTGGAGCGCCGCTTCATGGCCACCTGGCGCATGGCCTTCCAGGACAAGTTCCGCTCCTGGCGGGAGGCGCGCCGGCGCCGGCGGGCGGCCACGTTGCAGCGGCGTGGAGACGTGAGCCTGGCGGTGCTCTCCAGCCGCCGCAGCATCCACCGCGCCTACCTGCATGCCATCTCCCGCGCGCGGCGCAGCGTGCTGGTGGCGGCCGCCTACTTCATTCCGGACCGCAAGCTGGTGGCCGTGCTGCGCGAGGCCGCCCAGCGCGGGGTGGAGGTGAGCCTGCTGCTCAACGCGAAGAGCGACCACCCCTGGCTGGTGCACGCCACGCGCGCCTTCTACGAGAAGCTGCTCACCGCGGGTGTCCGCATCTTCGAGTGGGAGCGCTGCGTGCTCCACACGAAGACGGCCGTGGTGGACGGGGTGTGGGGCACCATCGGCTCGTTCAACCTCGAGCGGCGCTCGCTCCTCTTCAACCACGAGGTGAATGCCGTCTTCGCGGATCCGCGGCTGGGACGCAGCCTGGAGGAGTCCTTCCGCGGCGACTGCCAGAGCTGCCACGAGGTGGACCTGGCCGAGTTCCGCCGCCGCCCCCTCTGGCAGAAGCTGTTCGAGCGGGTGCTGTACGCCTTCCGCAAGGTGCTCTGA
- a CDS encoding ABC transporter substrate-binding protein: protein MPPPKSLYAFVVLGGLPFALALGGLLYLVTGHPHDAKGWSVLLLGTPPLLLLTRYAFWLLGESRPDQARTRFLSLLAEGDLTHPAHESMGDQREVRRLLISLRRALSQVQRMTGNVRRTCQGVSEEVRVLLEAARRQGSAVERSRESTASMGQSLQAAGKRVAQLETFTRETKGSLLEMTERLGQVAEALLALDEFSHRTTQQVQAMSERLHHIASSGDELARFASEAEAFVQVVHTGIDAVRHRASETNQLAHAVTATAERGAVLVNDCVQGMYRVEETVRKAAELVDSLGVRSTQIGRIVDVIQEIADQTNLLALNAAIIAAQAGEQGRPFGVVADEIRSLAERTARSTREIATMVGGIRREVVTTVSLVKEGREQASTGVQLGDRAAEALMEIRTITQRTFSAVEATLAETKRLEAQGSTVVDASHRVARRVDDVTRAAMEQAGHGRELVHQTQQMAKLAQEASQKAEGQARTGRDLSGAVVRLSTAIEEIRAAHNVLTRGDTAIGEEVARVREDALQVIRIGDGLSRTVEQLAHEAASLDGEVFRFRLPEPKAGGTLQVGVHQTSLLNAVGRLDPLFSVEIQLAELCACVFSNLLRLEDGVLVPELAERWETDPSARRYRFHLRQGVTFHDGMPLTAREVKRHLERLLDPAEKSPDRGLLGDVEGAKAFAEGHIREVPGLEVVNDQTLEIRLEEPKAFFLQLLAQSSTGVAKVDANGQVVGTGPFRQVEFGKERIVLERNPTYWRQGLPLLDRLEFHLLDSREDCITALREEKVEFVSYLHATHVREPEQEGLQVATGITPSTSLVGFGLREPPFNDVRVRRAIRAGLDVRALVDHFYKGARLAGTLTPPELLGEGGVLPEPHQNLDQAERLLREAGVRRLRMTLYQTVGRDTSAEDALLFRPLVEAGLVELEHVELGAEDFAARRREGRLPVFRLHWICDFPDPDNFLYFLLNSRAQKLYVLDYRNEELDKLTAQARITIDPEQRKQFYRRAEKLAHEDCAVIPLFHPRVHAAASGRVQGLRLHQTPPQVRYEELWLDKTVEEEAP from the coding sequence ATGCCCCCCCCCAAGAGTCTCTACGCGTTCGTGGTCCTCGGAGGGCTCCCCTTCGCCCTCGCCCTCGGTGGACTGCTGTACCTCGTCACCGGCCACCCCCATGACGCGAAGGGCTGGAGCGTGCTGCTGCTGGGCACCCCGCCGCTGCTGCTGCTGACGCGGTACGCCTTCTGGTTGCTGGGCGAGTCCAGGCCCGACCAGGCGCGCACCCGCTTCCTCTCCCTGCTGGCCGAGGGAGACCTCACCCACCCCGCCCACGAGAGCATGGGGGACCAGCGCGAGGTGCGCCGGCTCCTCATCTCCCTGCGCCGGGCGCTCAGCCAGGTGCAGCGGATGACGGGCAACGTGCGCCGCACCTGCCAGGGCGTGTCCGAGGAGGTCCGGGTGCTGCTGGAGGCCGCTCGCCGCCAGGGGAGCGCCGTGGAGCGCTCCCGCGAGTCGACGGCCAGCATGGGGCAGAGCCTCCAGGCCGCGGGCAAGCGCGTGGCCCAGTTGGAGACCTTCACGCGCGAGACGAAGGGCTCGCTGCTGGAGATGACGGAGCGGCTCGGGCAGGTGGCCGAGGCCCTGCTCGCACTGGACGAGTTCTCGCACCGCACCACGCAGCAGGTGCAGGCCATGAGCGAGCGGCTGCACCACATCGCCTCCTCGGGTGACGAGCTGGCGCGCTTCGCCAGCGAGGCGGAGGCCTTCGTCCAGGTGGTGCACACCGGCATCGACGCCGTGCGCCACCGCGCCTCGGAGACCAACCAGCTGGCCCACGCCGTGACGGCCACCGCCGAGCGCGGCGCGGTGCTCGTCAACGACTGCGTGCAGGGCATGTACCGGGTGGAGGAGACGGTGCGCAAGGCCGCCGAGCTGGTGGACTCCCTGGGCGTGCGCTCCACGCAAATCGGCCGCATCGTGGATGTCATCCAGGAGATCGCCGACCAGACGAACCTGCTGGCGCTCAACGCCGCCATCATCGCCGCCCAGGCCGGTGAGCAGGGCCGGCCCTTCGGCGTGGTGGCCGACGAAATCCGCAGCCTGGCCGAGCGCACCGCGCGCTCCACGCGGGAGATCGCCACCATGGTGGGCGGCATCCGCCGGGAGGTGGTCACCACGGTGTCGCTGGTGAAGGAGGGCCGTGAGCAGGCCAGCACGGGCGTGCAGTTGGGAGACCGGGCGGCCGAGGCGCTGATGGAGATCCGCACCATCACCCAGCGCACCTTCTCGGCGGTGGAGGCGACGCTGGCCGAGACGAAGCGGCTGGAGGCGCAGGGCTCCACGGTGGTGGACGCCAGCCACCGGGTGGCGCGGCGGGTGGACGACGTGACGCGGGCGGCCATGGAGCAGGCGGGGCACGGGCGCGAGCTGGTGCACCAGACGCAGCAGATGGCCAAGCTGGCCCAGGAGGCCTCGCAGAAGGCGGAGGGCCAGGCGCGCACGGGCCGCGACCTGTCCGGCGCGGTGGTGCGGCTGAGCACGGCCATCGAGGAGATCCGCGCGGCGCACAACGTGCTGACACGGGGGGACACGGCCATTGGCGAGGAGGTGGCGCGGGTGCGCGAGGACGCGCTCCAGGTCATCCGCATCGGCGACGGGCTGAGCCGCACGGTGGAGCAGCTGGCGCACGAGGCGGCCAGCCTGGACGGCGAGGTGTTCCGCTTCCGCCTCCCGGAGCCGAAGGCGGGCGGCACGCTGCAGGTGGGCGTCCACCAGACGTCCCTGCTCAACGCGGTGGGCCGGTTGGATCCGCTCTTCAGCGTGGAGATCCAGCTCGCGGAGCTGTGCGCCTGCGTCTTCTCCAACCTGCTGCGGCTGGAGGACGGCGTGCTGGTGCCGGAGCTGGCCGAGCGCTGGGAGACGGACCCCTCGGCACGCCGCTACCGCTTCCACCTGCGCCAGGGTGTCACCTTCCACGACGGCATGCCCCTGACGGCGCGCGAGGTGAAGCGCCACCTGGAGCGGCTGCTGGATCCAGCGGAGAAGTCGCCGGACCGTGGCCTGCTGGGGGACGTGGAGGGCGCCAAGGCCTTCGCGGAGGGCCATATCCGCGAGGTACCGGGCCTCGAGGTGGTGAACGACCAGACGCTGGAGATCCGCCTGGAGGAGCCCAAGGCCTTCTTCCTCCAGCTGCTGGCGCAGTCCTCCACGGGCGTGGCGAAGGTGGACGCCAACGGGCAGGTGGTGGGGACGGGCCCCTTCCGGCAGGTGGAGTTCGGCAAGGAGCGCATCGTGCTCGAGCGCAACCCCACCTACTGGCGCCAGGGGCTGCCGCTGCTGGACCGGCTCGAGTTCCACCTGCTGGACTCGCGCGAGGACTGCATCACCGCGCTGCGCGAGGAGAAGGTGGAGTTCGTCTCCTACCTGCATGCCACGCATGTGAGGGAGCCCGAGCAGGAGGGGCTCCAGGTGGCCACGGGCATCACCCCGTCCACGTCCCTGGTGGGCTTCGGCCTGCGCGAGCCGCCCTTCAACGATGTGCGGGTGCGCCGGGCGATCCGGGCGGGGCTGGACGTGCGGGCGCTGGTGGACCACTTCTACAAGGGCGCCCGGCTGGCGGGCACGCTCACCCCCCCGGAGCTGCTGGGTGAAGGGGGCGTGCTGCCCGAGCCGCACCAGAACCTCGACCAGGCCGAGCGGCTGCTGCGGGAGGCCGGCGTGCGGCGGTTGCGCATGACGCTGTACCAGACGGTGGGCCGGGACACGTCGGCCGAGGATGCCCTCCTCTTCCGGCCCCTGGTGGAGGCGGGGCTGGTGGAGCTCGAGCACGTGGAGCTGGGCGCGGAGGACTTCGCGGCCCGCAGGCGCGAGGGACGGCTGCCCGTCTTCCGGTTGCATTGGATCTGCGACTTCCCGGACCCGGACAACTTCCTCTACTTCCTGCTCAACTCGCGAGCGCAGAAGCTGTACGTGCTGGACTACCGCAACGAGGAGCTGGACAAGCTCACGGCGCAGGCGCGCATCACCATCGACCCCGAGCAGCGCAAGCAGTTCTACCGGCGCGCGGAGAAGCTCGCCCACGAGGACTGTGCCGTCATTCCCCTCTTCCACCCGCGCGTGCACGCGGCGGCGAGCGGCCGGGTGCAAGGGCTGCGGCTGCACCAGACACCGCCGCAGGTGCGCTACGAGGAGCTGTGGCTGGACAAGACGGTGGAAGAGGAGGCGCCCTAG
- the acs gene encoding acetate--CoA ligase: protein MLVAPKEPITARARVKSLEEYRRLYRQSLEDPSGFWGEQAKRLDWFHPPSNVLDVDMQEVDFSWYGGGKLNACQNAVDRHLHTQPDKTAIIWAANEPGQYQYVTWRELKHQVARVANVLKAYGVRKGDRVCIYMPMTPMVAYTMLACARIGAVHSVVFAGFSAESLRDRILDSGARIVVTANEAPRGPKAVALKSIVDQALEGLTQVETVLVSRRTQKAVPMKEGRDRVLEDEMQKHRSTCPVEWMSSEDPLFILYTSGSTGKPKGVMHTTAGYLVYAAMTHEYVFDIRPDDVYFCTADVGWITGHSYLIYGPLVNGVTTVIFESTPMYPDASRMWQVVDDVKATILYTSPTALRSLIREGDEWVKKTSRKSLRILGSVGEPINPEVWRWYHDVPGEGRCDVVDTWWQTETGGILITPLPGATPTKPGSATLPFFGIEPVLVDEKGAVIEGNGVSGNLCLKRPWPGQARSIWGDHRRFRETYFSTYPGLYFTGDGCRRDEDGYYWITGRVDDVLNVSGHRLGTAEIESALVAHDAVAEAAVVGFPHDIKGTGICAYVTVKPGDLNAEQLVGALKEQVRRIIGPLATPDRIRVVSGLPKTRSGKIMRRILRKVAEGQMDSLGDTTTLAEPQVVEEIVQLEQRESAKGR, encoded by the coding sequence ATGCTTGTTGCGCCCAAGGAGCCCATCACCGCGCGCGCCCGCGTGAAGAGCCTCGAGGAGTACCGCCGGCTCTACCGGCAGAGCCTGGAGGATCCCTCGGGCTTCTGGGGCGAGCAGGCGAAGCGGCTCGATTGGTTCCACCCGCCCTCCAACGTGCTCGACGTGGACATGCAGGAGGTGGACTTCTCCTGGTACGGCGGGGGCAAGCTCAACGCCTGCCAGAACGCCGTGGACCGGCACCTGCACACGCAGCCGGACAAGACGGCCATCATCTGGGCCGCCAACGAGCCGGGGCAGTACCAGTACGTGACGTGGCGCGAGCTCAAGCACCAGGTGGCGCGCGTGGCCAACGTGCTCAAGGCGTACGGCGTGCGCAAGGGGGACCGCGTCTGCATCTACATGCCCATGACGCCGATGGTGGCCTACACCATGCTGGCGTGCGCGCGCATCGGCGCGGTGCACTCGGTGGTGTTCGCCGGCTTCTCCGCCGAGTCCCTGAGAGACCGCATCCTCGACTCGGGGGCGCGCATCGTCGTCACCGCCAACGAGGCGCCGCGCGGCCCCAAGGCCGTGGCGCTCAAGTCGATTGTTGACCAGGCGCTCGAGGGCCTCACCCAGGTGGAGACGGTGCTCGTCAGCCGCCGCACCCAGAAGGCCGTGCCCATGAAGGAGGGCCGCGACAGGGTGCTCGAGGACGAGATGCAGAAGCACCGCTCCACCTGTCCGGTGGAGTGGATGTCCAGCGAGGATCCGCTCTTCATCCTCTACACCTCGGGCAGCACCGGCAAGCCCAAGGGCGTGATGCACACCACGGCCGGCTACCTCGTCTACGCGGCGATGACGCACGAGTACGTCTTCGACATCCGCCCGGACGACGTCTACTTCTGCACCGCGGACGTGGGGTGGATCACCGGCCACAGCTATCTGATTTATGGCCCGCTGGTGAATGGCGTGACGACGGTCATCTTCGAGTCCACGCCGATGTACCCGGACGCGAGCCGCATGTGGCAGGTGGTGGACGACGTGAAGGCGACCATCCTGTACACGTCGCCCACGGCGCTGCGCTCGCTCATCCGCGAGGGGGATGAGTGGGTGAAGAAGACGTCGCGCAAGAGCCTGCGGATTCTGGGCAGCGTGGGCGAGCCCATCAACCCCGAGGTGTGGCGCTGGTACCACGACGTGCCGGGCGAGGGCCGCTGCGACGTGGTGGACACGTGGTGGCAGACGGAGACGGGCGGCATCCTGATCACCCCGCTCCCGGGAGCCACGCCGACGAAGCCCGGCAGCGCCACCCTGCCGTTCTTCGGTATCGAGCCGGTGCTGGTGGACGAGAAGGGCGCGGTCATCGAGGGCAATGGTGTCTCGGGCAACCTGTGCCTGAAGCGTCCGTGGCCCGGCCAGGCGCGCTCCATCTGGGGAGACCACCGGCGCTTCCGCGAGACGTACTTCTCCACCTACCCGGGCCTGTACTTCACGGGGGACGGGTGCCGCCGCGACGAGGACGGGTACTACTGGATCACCGGCCGCGTGGATGACGTGCTGAACGTGTCGGGCCACCGGTTGGGCACGGCGGAGATCGAGAGCGCGCTGGTGGCGCACGACGCGGTGGCCGAGGCCGCCGTGGTGGGCTTCCCGCACGACATCAAGGGCACGGGCATCTGCGCGTACGTGACGGTGAAGCCGGGCGACCTGAACGCCGAGCAGCTGGTGGGGGCGCTGAAGGAGCAGGTGCGCCGCATCATCGGGCCGCTGGCCACGCCGGACCGCATCCGCGTGGTGAGTGGCCTGCCGAAGACGCGCTCGGGGAAGATCATGCGCCGCATCCTGCGCAAGGTGGCCGAGGGCCAGATGGACAGCCTGGGAGACACCACCACGCTGGCCGAGCCGCAGGTGGTGGAGGAGATCGTCCAGCTCGAGCAGCGCGAGAGCGCGAAGGGGCGCTGA
- the ligD gene encoding DNA ligase D, with product MGTYRAKRDFSLTSEPAPEVPAPRGEGGPIFVVHKHDATRLHYDLRLEIDGVLVSWAIPKGPSYDPADKRLAVQTEDHPLAYATFEGRIPDGAYGAGDSLLWEEGTFDTVPPGQASEQLARGRLHVVLHGHKLEGGWHLIRTRPMGKKAQWLCFKAKDGTEQPGYDVTVEHPESVKSGQSATRGPGRRTRRTAAQRAPAKPVRASRPARTKGSARTPEALLGKVWPPMLATLAQVDATADADWRFEVKYDGFRAIAAFQGGRIALQSRNGNDLSSRFPTIFQALEALGEHEAVVDGEIVALDPKGRSRFQLLGKGVEERYVIFDVLWLEGEDVRSLPLEERRARLERLLEGVKPPLEIAEQVKGSAKQSLSQAKRRGLEGVMAKRVGSPYTPGRGADWLKLKVQANQEVAIVGFTPMANERPELGSLLVAVREGDTWKYAGKVGTGYSTKVRRELRTLLARDVVKKSPVKDAPYVRDALHNEEAFWVKPRYVAQVAFTEWTEDGRLRHPSFQGLRSDKRPEECVREKPRSTPVRATRGPHRRTGTKTRQATRAAGRTAVARKQATRAPSPVAPVVLTHGERVLFPQKGFTKADVFAYFRDVAPLMVPALTGRPLALQQWPRGVDEPGFFRQGVQGTPDWLTTTCIHHEARSLPHVVVDRPESLLWLANQSALTLHIWSSRVEHLEEPDWVVFDLDPGPAGTFDDLIQLTLSLRRYLEGLGLASVPKTSGKRGLHVLVPLAPGHTYAQAGAFANKAFEAVAAEHPRLATVERSKERRQGRLYLDAGQNAWGKTVVAPYSLRALPHAPVSTPLSWSEVTPKLNPARFTLDSVRRRLDKVGDLFAPALAGGQTLPPA from the coding sequence TTGGGTACCTACCGCGCCAAGCGTGACTTCTCCCTCACCTCGGAGCCCGCTCCGGAAGTCCCGGCTCCGCGCGGTGAAGGGGGCCCCATCTTCGTGGTGCACAAGCACGACGCCACCCGGCTGCACTATGACCTGCGGCTGGAGATCGACGGCGTGCTGGTGAGCTGGGCCATTCCCAAGGGCCCCAGCTACGACCCGGCCGACAAACGGCTCGCCGTCCAGACCGAGGACCACCCCCTGGCCTACGCGACCTTCGAGGGCCGCATCCCCGATGGGGCCTATGGGGCGGGAGACTCGCTCCTCTGGGAGGAGGGCACCTTCGACACCGTGCCGCCGGGCCAGGCCTCCGAGCAGCTCGCGCGCGGCCGGCTGCACGTGGTGCTGCACGGGCACAAGCTCGAGGGCGGGTGGCACCTCATCCGCACGCGCCCCATGGGCAAGAAGGCGCAGTGGCTGTGCTTCAAGGCCAAGGATGGCACCGAGCAGCCCGGCTACGACGTCACCGTGGAGCACCCCGAGTCCGTGAAGTCCGGCCAGAGCGCCACCCGCGGGCCCGGCCGCCGCACCCGGCGCACCGCCGCCCAACGTGCCCCGGCCAAACCCGTGCGTGCCTCCCGTCCCGCTCGCACCAAGGGGAGCGCCCGCACGCCCGAGGCGCTGCTCGGCAAGGTATGGCCCCCCATGCTGGCCACGCTGGCCCAGGTGGATGCCACTGCGGACGCCGACTGGCGCTTCGAGGTGAAGTACGACGGCTTCCGCGCCATCGCCGCCTTCCAGGGCGGCCGCATCGCCCTGCAATCGCGCAATGGGAATGATCTCTCCTCGCGCTTCCCCACCATCTTCCAGGCCCTGGAGGCGCTCGGGGAGCACGAGGCCGTGGTGGACGGGGAGATCGTCGCCCTGGATCCCAAGGGCCGCTCGCGCTTCCAGCTGCTCGGCAAGGGCGTCGAGGAGCGGTACGTCATCTTCGACGTGCTGTGGCTGGAGGGGGAGGATGTCCGCTCCCTGCCGCTGGAGGAGCGCCGGGCGAGGCTGGAGCGGCTGCTCGAGGGCGTGAAGCCTCCGCTGGAAATCGCCGAGCAGGTGAAGGGCAGCGCGAAGCAGTCGCTGTCGCAGGCGAAGCGGCGCGGGCTGGAGGGCGTCATGGCCAAGCGCGTGGGCAGCCCGTACACCCCGGGCCGCGGCGCGGACTGGCTCAAGCTCAAGGTGCAGGCCAACCAGGAGGTCGCCATCGTGGGCTTCACGCCCATGGCCAACGAGCGGCCGGAGCTGGGCTCACTCCTGGTGGCGGTGCGCGAGGGCGACACCTGGAAGTACGCGGGCAAGGTGGGCACGGGCTACTCCACGAAGGTGCGGCGCGAGCTGCGCACGCTCCTGGCCCGTGACGTGGTGAAGAAGTCTCCCGTGAAGGACGCTCCGTACGTGCGAGACGCCCTGCACAACGAGGAGGCCTTCTGGGTGAAGCCCCGCTACGTGGCCCAGGTGGCCTTCACCGAGTGGACGGAGGATGGCCGGCTGCGCCACCCGTCCTTCCAGGGGCTGCGCAGTGACAAGCGTCCCGAGGAGTGCGTGAGGGAGAAGCCGCGCAGCACGCCCGTGCGTGCCACCCGGGGGCCGCACCGGCGCACCGGGACGAAGACGCGCCAGGCAACGCGCGCCGCGGGCAGGACGGCCGTGGCCCGCAAGCAGGCCACCCGGGCTCCCAGCCCCGTGGCGCCCGTGGTGCTCACCCATGGCGAGCGGGTGCTCTTCCCCCAGAAGGGCTTCACCAAGGCGGACGTGTTCGCCTACTTCCGGGACGTGGCGCCGCTGATGGTGCCGGCGCTCACCGGCCGCCCGCTCGCGCTGCAGCAGTGGCCTCGCGGCGTGGACGAGCCCGGCTTCTTCCGCCAGGGGGTGCAGGGCACGCCGGACTGGCTCACCACCACGTGCATCCACCACGAGGCCCGCTCCCTCCCCCATGTGGTGGTGGACCGGCCCGAGTCCCTGCTGTGGCTCGCCAACCAGTCCGCCCTCACCCTGCACATCTGGTCCAGCCGGGTGGAGCACCTGGAGGAGCCGGACTGGGTGGTGTTCGATCTCGACCCCGGGCCGGCGGGAACCTTCGATGACCTCATCCAGCTGACGCTCTCGCTGCGGCGCTACCTGGAGGGGCTGGGGCTGGCCAGCGTGCCCAAGACGTCCGGCAAGCGGGGCCTGCACGTGCTGGTGCCGCTCGCGCCCGGGCACACCTACGCGCAGGCGGGGGCCTTCGCCAACAAGGCCTTCGAGGCCGTCGCCGCCGAGCACCCGCGGCTGGCCACCGTCGAGCGCTCCAAGGAGCGGCGTCAGGGCCGGCTGTACCTGGACGCGGGGCAGAACGCCTGGGGCAAGACGGTGGTGGCGCCCTACTCCCTCCGGGCCCTGCCTCACGCGCCCGTGTCCACGCCCCTCTCCTGGTCCGAGGTGACGCCGAAGCTCAACCCCGCGCGCTTCACCCTGGACAGCGTTCGACGGCGCCTGGACAAGGTGGGGGACCTGTTCGCCCCAGCGTTGGCTGGTGGACAGACGCTTCCACCCGCTTGA
- a CDS encoding cyclic nucleotide-binding domain-containing protein: protein MIDRADNLLRPRELAAQLAAGGRVDQALSELRKLEQQGHREEAAAGFEALARTWAQGSQLLRAIVACKELLRLEPQHTRTQAFIANLYARYPVQPQEGAADQVSAELELLPEREDPVAVPIFSMLCREAFVALLEAVDVRTYASSQPVMREGDPGASMFFMVEGRGDVWRLLEGRGPQEGPALDGAVFGEMALITEGPRLSTVMPSVPSVLLELTRARMAELSRKHPLVERVVQAFCRKRAADNLLRTHPIFSPLRLEQRRALAREFQLQRVAAGTTLLTAGTMGDALYLLLRGRCTPFHMHPDGQETPYPVLREGDVFGEISLLMDKPVTAMVRADVPSVLLRLERSSFERHIFSQPGMRDALLKIGTERLQRTARMLGDR, encoded by the coding sequence GTGATTGACAGAGCCGACAACCTGCTGCGGCCGAGGGAACTGGCCGCCCAACTGGCCGCCGGTGGGCGGGTGGACCAGGCCCTCTCCGAGCTGCGGAAGCTGGAGCAGCAGGGCCATCGCGAGGAGGCCGCCGCGGGCTTCGAGGCCCTCGCCAGGACGTGGGCGCAAGGCAGCCAGCTGCTGCGCGCCATCGTCGCGTGCAAGGAGCTGCTGCGGCTGGAGCCCCAGCACACGCGCACCCAGGCCTTCATCGCCAACCTCTACGCGCGCTACCCGGTGCAACCCCAGGAGGGCGCGGCGGACCAGGTCTCCGCCGAGCTCGAGCTCCTCCCGGAGCGGGAGGATCCGGTGGCGGTGCCCATCTTCTCCATGCTGTGCCGGGAGGCCTTCGTCGCGCTGCTGGAGGCGGTGGACGTGCGCACGTATGCCTCCAGCCAGCCGGTGATGCGGGAGGGGGACCCGGGCGCCTCCATGTTCTTCATGGTGGAGGGGCGGGGGGATGTCTGGCGGCTGCTGGAGGGCAGGGGGCCGCAGGAGGGGCCGGCGCTGGACGGGGCCGTCTTCGGGGAGATGGCGCTCATCACCGAGGGGCCCCGGCTGAGCACCGTGATGCCGTCGGTGCCCTCGGTGCTGCTGGAGCTGACGCGGGCGCGCATGGCGGAGCTCTCCCGGAAGCATCCGCTGGTGGAGCGCGTGGTGCAGGCCTTCTGCCGCAAGCGCGCGGCGGACAACCTGCTGCGCACCCACCCCATCTTCTCCCCGCTGCGCCTGGAGCAGCGGCGGGCCCTGGCCCGGGAGTTCCAGCTCCAGCGCGTGGCGGCGGGCACCACGCTGCTCACCGCCGGCACCATGGGGGATGCCCTCTACCTGCTGCTGCGCGGCCGGTGCACGCCCTTCCACATGCACCCGGATGGGCAGGAGACGCCCTACCCGGTGCTGCGCGAGGGAGACGTGTTCGGGGAGATCTCCCTGCTCATGGACAAGCCGGTGACGGCCATGGTGCGGGCGGATGTCCCCAGCGTGCTGCTGCGGCTGGAGCGCTCCTCCTTCGAGCGCCACATCTTCAGCCAGCCGGGCATGCGCGACGCGCTGCTCAAGATTGGCACCGAGCGCCTCCAGCGCACCGCCCGGATGCTCGGGGACCGCTAG